A stretch of the Flavobacterium aquiphilum genome encodes the following:
- a CDS encoding tetratricopeptide repeat protein has protein sequence MNISSYNYLLNQPEEINDIQTVALEKVLDEFPYFQSARALRLKGLYNQNSYKYNFALKIAAAHTTDRSVLFDFITSESFTAIQRKTYERKIQELLNITVIDSQIVEKEEIAPVATTPLEHSILTSIKEATSNTDSLHPITFEKVEIDKNVEQSILDSIKEATPTNSDEKITEAEKKLEIGKPIDFSKSETHSFHQWLQLSRIQPIIRETPQQNNNMEKEPEPIVDESKLKQAALIDKFIETSPKIPPIKPGTVFAPNIDINKEDNSYLMTETLAKVYLEQKKYQKAIQAYEILILKYPEKSSFFADRIKDIKIIQQNNN, from the coding sequence ATGAACATTAGTAGCTACAATTATTTATTAAATCAACCTGAAGAAATCAACGATATTCAAACGGTGGCTTTGGAAAAAGTGCTTGATGAATTTCCATACTTTCAAAGTGCGAGAGCCTTGCGTCTTAAGGGGCTTTATAATCAAAATAGCTACAAATATAATTTTGCATTAAAAATAGCAGCAGCACATACTACTGATCGTAGTGTACTATTTGATTTCATTACTTCTGAGTCTTTTACGGCTATTCAAAGAAAAACATACGAGAGAAAAATACAGGAGCTCCTTAATATAACTGTTATTGATAGTCAGATTGTCGAAAAAGAAGAAATAGCGCCAGTTGCTACAACTCCTTTGGAACATTCCATACTTACATCGATAAAAGAAGCGACTTCAAACACAGATTCACTTCATCCAATTACGTTTGAAAAAGTAGAAATCGACAAAAATGTTGAGCAATCCATTCTTGATTCCATTAAAGAAGCTACGCCAACTAACTCTGACGAAAAAATAACCGAAGCCGAAAAGAAATTAGAAATTGGAAAACCAATAGATTTTTCAAAATCAGAAACACACTCGTTCCATCAATGGCTTCAGCTTTCGAGGATACAACCTATAATACGTGAAACCCCGCAACAAAACAACAATATGGAAAAAGAACCCGAACCTATCGTTGACGAAAGCAAATTGAAGCAAGCAGCATTGATCGATAAATTCATTGAAACCAGCCCAAAGATACCACCGATTAAACCCGGAACTGTTTTCGCTCCAAATATTGACATCAACAAAGAAGACAATTCTTACCTGATGACAGAAACTTTGGCTAAAGTATATTTGGAACAAAAAAAATATCAAAAAGCCATTCAAGCTTATGAAATATTAATTTTGAAATATCCAGAAAAAAGTAGTTTCTTTGCAGACCGTATAAAAGATATTAAAATAATACAACAAAATAACAATTAA
- the secG gene encoding preprotein translocase subunit SecG, translated as MFSIFLVLITIVCFLLIVVIMVQNPKGGGLSSTISGSQMLGGVQKTTDFLDKSTWTLATILIALILLSGLSFTGTLSDADSKIIDKTETAAPKTPASAPAQNAPAAPAK; from the coding sequence ATGTTTTCAATTTTTTTAGTTTTAATTACAATAGTATGTTTTCTATTGATCGTAGTAATCATGGTTCAAAACCCTAAAGGTGGAGGATTATCTTCTACAATAAGTGGTTCTCAAATGTTAGGTGGTGTGCAAAAAACTACAGATTTCTTAGACAAAAGCACTTGGACATTAGCAACTATATTAATTGCTTTAATCTTACTTTCAGGTTTGAGTTTTACTGGGACTTTAAGTGATGCCGATTCAAAAATCATCGACAAAACTGAAACTGCTGCTCCAAAAACTCCAGCATCTGCACCTGCACAAAATGCGCCAGCGGCTCCTGCAAAATAA
- a CDS encoding co-chaperone GroES, with protein sequence MALNIKPLSDRVLIEPVAAETQTASGIFIPDTAKEKPQKGTVVAVGNGTKDHEMTVKIGDTVLYGKYAGTELKLEGKDYLIMREDDILAIV encoded by the coding sequence ATGGCTTTAAACATTAAACCGCTTTCAGATCGAGTACTTATTGAGCCTGTAGCTGCAGAAACTCAAACGGCATCAGGAATTTTTATTCCGGACACAGCAAAAGAAAAACCACAAAAAGGAACTGTTGTTGCTGTAGGAAACGGGACAAAAGATCACGAAATGACCGTAAAAATTGGCGATACTGTCCTTTATGGAAAATATGCAGGAACAGAATTAAAATTAGAAGGAAAAGATTATTTGATTATGCGTGAAGACGACATTTTAGCAATCGTCTAA
- the groL gene encoding chaperonin GroEL (60 kDa chaperone family; promotes refolding of misfolded polypeptides especially under stressful conditions; forms two stacked rings of heptamers to form a barrel-shaped 14mer; ends can be capped by GroES; misfolded proteins enter the barrel where they are refolded when GroES binds), with protein MAKDIKFDIEARDGLKRGVDALANAVKVTLGPKGRNVIIGKSFGGPTVTKDGVSVAKEIELKDPLENMGAQMVKEVASKTNDLAGDGTTTATVLAQAIVKEGLKNVAAGANPMDLKRGIDKAVEAIVADLAKQTKVVGSDSEKIKQIASISANNDEVIGELIANAFAKVGKEGVITVEEAKGTDTFVDVVEGMQFDRGYLSPYFVTNPEKMEAELDSPYILLYDKKVSSLKELLPVLEPVAQSGKPLLIIAEDVDGEALSTLVVNKLRGALKIAAVKAPGFGDRRKAMLEDIAILTGGTVISEERGYTLENTTIEMLGTAKRVAIDKDNTTIVSGAGEADMIKNRVNQIKGQMETTTSDYDKEKLQERLAKLAGGVAVLYVGAASEVEMKEKKDRVDDALHATRAAVEEGIVAGGGVALLRAKNSLNALKADNADETTGIHIISRAIESPLRTIVENAGLEGSVVVAKVTEGSGAFGYNAKTDEYVDMLKAGIIDPKKVTRIALENAASVAGMILTTECALIDIKEESAGAGHPMGGGMPGMM; from the coding sequence ATGGCAAAAGATATAAAATTTGATATTGAAGCACGTGATGGATTAAAACGTGGCGTTGACGCATTAGCAAATGCAGTAAAAGTAACCCTAGGACCAAAAGGTCGTAATGTAATTATCGGAAAATCTTTTGGTGGCCCAACTGTAACTAAAGACGGGGTTTCTGTTGCAAAAGAAATTGAATTAAAAGACCCATTGGAAAACATGGGAGCACAAATGGTAAAAGAAGTAGCTTCTAAGACCAACGACTTAGCGGGTGACGGAACTACAACTGCAACTGTTTTGGCACAAGCAATCGTAAAAGAAGGTTTAAAAAACGTTGCCGCAGGAGCAAATCCAATGGACTTGAAACGCGGTATTGACAAAGCTGTTGAAGCTATTGTTGCTGATTTGGCTAAACAAACCAAAGTAGTAGGAAGTGATTCTGAAAAAATAAAACAAATTGCCTCTATTTCTGCAAACAATGACGAAGTAATTGGCGAATTAATCGCTAACGCTTTCGCAAAAGTTGGAAAAGAAGGTGTAATTACTGTTGAAGAAGCTAAAGGAACAGACACTTTTGTAGATGTTGTAGAGGGAATGCAGTTTGACAGAGGATATCTTTCTCCATACTTTGTGACTAATCCTGAAAAAATGGAGGCTGAACTAGACAGCCCTTACATCCTTTTGTATGACAAAAAAGTTTCTTCCCTAAAAGAATTATTGCCAGTTCTTGAGCCAGTAGCTCAATCAGGAAAACCGTTATTGATTATTGCCGAAGATGTTGATGGAGAAGCACTATCAACTTTGGTTGTAAACAAATTACGTGGTGCCTTAAAAATCGCTGCTGTAAAAGCACCTGGTTTTGGAGACAGAAGAAAAGCAATGTTGGAAGATATCGCAATCTTAACTGGTGGAACTGTAATCTCTGAAGAAAGAGGTTATACTTTAGAAAATACCACTATCGAAATGCTGGGAACTGCAAAAAGAGTTGCAATTGACAAAGACAATACAACTATCGTAAGCGGTGCAGGAGAAGCGGATATGATTAAAAACCGTGTAAACCAAATCAAAGGTCAAATGGAAACAACGACTTCTGATTATGATAAAGAAAAATTGCAAGAGCGTTTGGCTAAATTAGCTGGAGGTGTGGCTGTTCTTTATGTTGGTGCTGCTTCTGAAGTAGAAATGAAAGAGAAAAAAGACCGTGTTGACGATGCACTTCACGCTACCCGTGCGGCTGTAGAAGAAGGAATTGTTGCCGGAGGAGGTGTTGCTTTATTGAGAGCTAAAAATTCACTTAACGCTTTAAAAGCAGATAATGCTGACGAGACTACTGGAATCCATATTATTTCCCGCGCTATTGAATCTCCTTTAAGAACTATCGTTGAGAATGCGGGTCTTGAAGGTTCTGTTGTTGTTGCTAAAGTTACTGAAGGTTCAGGTGCTTTTGGATACAATGCTAAAACTGATGAATATGTAGATATGCTAAAAGCTGGTATCATCGATCCTAAAAAAGTAACTCGTATCGCATTGGAAAATGCTGCTTCGGTTGCTGGAATGATCTTGACTACAGAATGCGCTTTAATCGATATTAAAGAAGAATCAGCTGGAGCAGGCCACCCAATGGGCGGAGGTATGCCAGGAATGATGTAA
- a CDS encoding DedA family protein codes for MNNFEWTQLVNPEFYITFTIGGIQLGLYIVLFIVFAETGLFAGFFLPGDSLLFLAGIYSRDLVQNIVNIPSDFINLVVLSSLVALSGVFGNMVGYWFGAKSGYYLYNREDTFLFKKKYLLQSKDFFEKHGGKAIIYARFLPIVRTFAPIVAGIGSMDKKKFMFFNVISSVLWSFVLIFSGHYLYGMFLEMGVDLKLHIEKIVIGIILVSTLPVFLKLIKKRVVHH; via the coding sequence ATGAATAATTTTGAATGGACCCAATTAGTAAATCCTGAATTTTATATAACTTTTACAATTGGTGGCATTCAACTAGGTTTGTATATAGTTCTATTTATTGTCTTTGCCGAAACGGGACTTTTTGCCGGTTTCTTTCTTCCAGGAGACAGTTTGCTTTTTCTTGCCGGAATTTATAGTCGTGATTTAGTTCAGAATATTGTTAATATTCCAAGTGATTTTATAAATCTTGTGGTGCTTTCTTCGCTCGTAGCGCTTTCGGGCGTTTTCGGAAATATGGTCGGTTACTGGTTTGGGGCCAAAAGCGGATATTATTTATACAATAGGGAAGATACGTTTTTGTTCAAGAAAAAATATTTGCTTCAATCCAAAGATTTCTTTGAAAAACATGGAGGGAAGGCTATTATCTATGCAAGATTTTTGCCCATAGTAAGAACGTTTGCTCCAATTGTTGCAGGAATAGGCTCGATGGACAAAAAGAAGTTTATGTTTTTTAATGTAATAAGTTCGGTTTTATGGTCTTTCGTTTTGATTTTCTCTGGACATTATCTTTACGGAATGTTCTTGGAAATGGGAGTCGATTTGAAATTGCATATTGAGAAAATCGTCATCGGAATTATATTGGTTTCTACTTTACCCGTTTTCTTGAAGTTAATTAAGAAAAGAGTAGTACACCATTAA
- a CDS encoding heavy-metal-associated domain-containing protein translates to MKTNRKLNSCSVIVKNVLLVLVMTVFAFSIQAQEKKNKNAKYTTEVNGNCEQCQKRIQKAAFSVAGVKSASWDVATHQLSLIINEEKCSLMDVKKAVAKVGHDTDSVKSTQQDYDNLHSCCQYERLN, encoded by the coding sequence ATGAAAACAAATAGAAAATTAAATAGTTGTAGTGTTATCGTGAAGAATGTACTTTTAGTTCTGGTAATGACTGTCTTCGCTTTCTCGATTCAAGCTCAGGAAAAGAAAAACAAAAATGCCAAATACACAACCGAAGTAAATGGGAATTGCGAGCAATGCCAAAAACGAATTCAAAAAGCGGCCTTTTCGGTGGCTGGAGTAAAATCGGCTTCCTGGGATGTGGCAACACATCAATTGAGTTTAATAATCAATGAAGAAAAATGTTCTTTGATGGACGTAAAAAAAGCAGTTGCCAAAGTTGGACATGATACTGATTCTGTAAAATCAACGCAACAAGATTATGATAATCTTCATTCTTGTTGTCAATATGAAAGACTTAATTAG